A region of Acidimicrobiales bacterium DNA encodes the following proteins:
- a CDS encoding NAD(P)/FAD-dependent oxidoreductase gives MSDFDAIVIGAGHNGLTAAAVMARGGLRVLCLEKNHFIGGMSTTAELIRGYRFELAGSIQFPLPNEIFEDLGFDACPIYEPEVQSASIGPSGRPPILLYSDPERLLAHLGETLGLDAVMGMAEVAAWAEAPARAIGRFDVRKPPRSLDDMWDCASNESEREAIRTAMFGSVMDVVDRFLPDRDKHAQVRSMLSFLAVNSTYLGPYSPGSALCLAFALASPGDATMSKVRGGIGTMSEHLRRLFEKSGGELRRHAKVARVVSSGGRVEGVALGDGELITAPVVVSNLDPTATFTQLLDRDELPDAFVRRVEAIDHRAAYFQIHFALSGLPEFAPPYDVLNEGALRRNVTLFETAEQMQRDYEGCIRGLVPESPSFNLGIPTLEDADLAPAGKHAASSFAFYFPIGASRADQARLRDEMAGRMVAKVASFAPDFPDLIERQFNYPAYTYELMFGCTGGDFTHGLLQPAFMGPFRPGPRGWADNPVPIDGLYLCGAGCHGGPGVTFIPGYNCGYAVLDAADRSRA, from the coding sequence ATGTCGGACTTCGACGCCATCGTCATCGGCGCCGGGCATAACGGCCTGACGGCGGCGGCCGTCATGGCGCGCGGCGGCCTGCGGGTCCTGTGCCTCGAGAAGAACCACTTCATCGGCGGGATGTCGACCACCGCCGAGCTGATCCGCGGGTACCGCTTCGAGCTGGCCGGGTCGATCCAGTTCCCGCTGCCGAACGAGATCTTCGAGGACCTCGGGTTCGACGCGTGCCCGATCTACGAGCCCGAGGTGCAGTCGGCCAGCATCGGACCGTCGGGCCGCCCGCCCATCCTCCTGTACTCCGACCCCGAGCGGCTCCTGGCCCACCTGGGCGAGACCCTGGGCCTCGACGCCGTCATGGGCATGGCCGAGGTGGCGGCCTGGGCCGAGGCACCGGCCCGGGCGATCGGGCGGTTCGACGTGCGCAAGCCACCGCGGTCCCTCGACGACATGTGGGACTGCGCCTCGAACGAATCTGAGCGCGAGGCCATCCGCACGGCGATGTTCGGCAGCGTCATGGACGTCGTCGACCGCTTCCTTCCCGATCGCGACAAGCACGCCCAGGTCCGGAGCATGCTGAGCTTCCTGGCGGTCAATTCGACCTATCTGGGCCCGTACTCGCCCGGCAGCGCGCTGTGCCTGGCCTTCGCCCTGGCATCTCCCGGCGACGCGACGATGTCGAAGGTCCGAGGCGGCATCGGCACCATGTCCGAACACCTCCGGCGGCTGTTCGAAAAGAGCGGCGGCGAGCTGCGCCGCCACGCCAAGGTCGCCAGGGTCGTGTCGTCAGGGGGGCGGGTCGAGGGCGTCGCACTCGGGGACGGGGAGCTGATCACGGCACCGGTGGTGGTGTCCAACCTCGACCCCACGGCGACCTTCACCCAGCTGCTCGACCGTGACGAGCTGCCCGACGCCTTCGTCCGGCGGGTCGAGGCCATCGACCACCGGGCCGCGTACTTCCAGATCCACTTCGCCCTCAGCGGGCTGCCGGAGTTCGCGCCGCCCTACGACGTCCTCAACGAGGGCGCGCTGCGCCGGAACGTGACCTTGTTCGAGACCGCCGAGCAGATGCAGCGCGACTACGAGGGCTGCATCCGTGGCCTCGTGCCCGAGTCACCGTCGTTCAACCTGGGGATCCCGACCCTCGAGGACGCCGACCTCGCCCCCGCGGGGAAGCACGCCGCCAGCAGCTTCGCCTTCTACTTCCCGATCGGCGCCAGCCGCGCCGACCAGGCGCGGCTACGCGACGAGATGGCGGGCCGGATGGTCGCCAAGGTGGCCTCCTTCGCTCCCGACTTCCCCGACCTGATCGAGCGGCAGTTCAACTACCCGGCGTACACCTACGAACTGATGTTCGGATGCACCGGCGGTGACTTCACGCACGGGCTGCTCCAGCCGGCCTTCATGGGGCCGTTCCGTCCGGGCCCGCGGGGTTGGGCGGACAACCCGGTGCCGATCGACGGGCTGTACCTCTGCGGGGCCGGTTGCCATGGCGGCCCCGGCGTCACCTTCATCCCCGGCTACAACTGCGGCTACGCCGTGCTGGACGCCGCCGACCGTTCCCGCGCGTAG
- a CDS encoding DUF2834 domain-containing protein, whose translation MTASLTFFAVLGIMTTAAAFAWNRHLFGGGPVSRVSPLEGVYYAVGLASLCLGWYFNIRYVHTYPHRASYVDYTKMLFTNWASDSAAQDYTIANVVLLPLWTIVDGRRRKLRAPWIFFVMSLFTSFAFAMAMYLAFVERQVRYARERSAASSTA comes from the coding sequence ATGACGGCATCGCTGACGTTCTTCGCAGTGCTCGGCATCATGACCACGGCCGCCGCGTTCGCCTGGAACCGGCACCTCTTCGGCGGTGGTCCCGTCAGCCGGGTGTCACCGCTCGAGGGCGTCTATTACGCGGTGGGCCTGGCTTCGTTGTGCCTCGGCTGGTACTTCAACATCCGATACGTCCACACGTACCCGCACCGGGCGAGCTATGTCGACTACACGAAGATGCTCTTCACGAACTGGGCGTCGGACTCCGCCGCCCAGGACTACACGATCGCCAACGTGGTGTTGCTGCCCCTGTGGACGATCGTGGACGGTCGAAGGCGGAAGCTGCGGGCCCCGTGGATCTTCTTCGTGATGAGCCTCTTCACCAGCTTTGCGTTCGCCATGGCCATGTACCTGGCCTTCGTGGAGCGCCAGGTCCGCTACGCGCGGGAACGGTCGGCGGCGTCCAGCACGGCGTAG